AATTTTTGATTTCGCTAGTTGAACTGGCTAAAAGAGAAAAAATTACACAGCGATGAGAGATTGACTTATCAGGGGCGATATTATCTAGTTCACCCCTTACACTTTTAGCTTTTAAAATTTTCATTCTTAGCTTTTTAATTTAATATCAAATTTTTCTTCCAAAACTTGCAATATCTTTTTAGTTACTAAAGCAATATCCTCTTCAGTTAAATTCTTTTTATCTGGTGTGATCTCTGCACGAATACTTAATGCTATCTTTCCATCTTCTTGAGAAAAAATATCTAAAGGATAGATATCTTTTAAGTATGCAATCTTTTCTTGCAAAATTGCCTTTCGGATTTCTGCAAAAACAAAGGTATCTTCTACTAATACTGTTAAATCCCTCAAGCTTGTAGGTAATTTTGAAAATTCTTTACATAAAGGATGCTCTAGTTGCAATTCTTGTAAATCTAGCTCACATAAGAATACATTTGCTAGTTCCATCTCTTTTGCAAAAACCGGATGAAGCTTTCCAATAATCCCAATTTTTTGGTTATTTAAAATTACATAAGCACTTTGGTAGGGATGAAATATTTGTGGAATTTGATTCTCTAAAACTTGCAACTCAAATTCTCCAACAATCTTTGAAACTACTTGCGCAAAGGAATAAAAATCCCATTTAATGCCCTTAGGATTTGGGAATTGCTCCCCATCTTTCATACCACTCACCGCAAAGGCAATTTTTAACTTTTCATTACGCTGACTGTCATAGACACTTCCAATCTCACATAAGCTTATATTCTTATAGCCAAAATTCTGATTCCTTGAAATAGAATCTAATAATGCTGGAAGCAAAGAACTTCTTAGAGTATTGAGTTCTGAAGTAATTGGGTTAAGCAACTCTTTTTGATCCTCAAGAACCTCAAAACCAAACTTTTGCAACCTATCTTTTTGATAAAAAAGATAATGGATACATTCTACAAAGTTATGGGCCAAGGCTCTTTGAACGATACGCCTCTGATTTTTGTAAGCTAAATAAGCTGGGGTGATTTTTGATTCTTCTTGCATCGTATGAGGAACTGGTGGAATCTTATCTACTCCATAGATTCTTAAAATTTCTTCTGCCAAGTCCTGTTCAGTCTGGATATCATGGCGATAGGAAGGAGCCACTACACTAAATGAATCATCATTAGTTTTTAGCTCCAAATAAAAATCAAGTTGCTTTAAAATATCAGAAACAATCTGGATGGGAATCTCAAATCCTATAATTTGAGCAATACTAGAAAACTTTGTGCGTATGATATTTTCTTCTTTATCTTGTTTAATCTCCTGAACACCATCATAAATAAAGCACGAACTGTAAAGATCTAATAAAACACAAAGATAATTAATTCCTAGGTGTAAGTCAGGGTTTGTTCCCCTAACACTCTTATAAACCAATTCTTTATTCTGCTTTTGTGCCTTATTTTCAAATAAAACCTGAGAAATTTGAAAAGGAGCAATATAACTTGCTTCAAAAATAATTGTCTTGCTTGTATCCAAATCCTGCTCAACTAAATTTCCCACCCCTATATAAGAAAGTTTATCATTTGCAAAGATCTCCTCAAATCCTTGAGGATTCTTTTGAACATAAAGCCATAAAATCTCATTTGTCTGATTTTGATTCTTATAAAGCTTATCTGCCTCATAAGCATTCAAAATTACACCTGTCATATAAGTAACATAATTTAAATAATTCTCAATAATTCCTGTTTTTAAAATACCATTGATACCCAAGGCAATCTGCATTTGCAATGGCAAATTCTTTGCTTCAAAATCCATTACTTTATAAAGCAATGATGAATCTACTTTATTCTTTTGAGCAACTTGAAATTTTCTTCCTATGCCAATTTGGTTATTACTTAAATATTCTTTCATTTTCTTAAATTTAAGTCCAAAGTAAGCCTTTAGTTCCCTCGCAATCCCCAAAACACAGAGACAATCCCCACGATTTGGAGTAAGAGAAATCTCTAAAATATAATCTCTGAAAATTTCATACTCCCTTAATTCTCTACCCAAAACGAGCTCTCCGATACTTTCATCCAAAAGCATAATTCCATCATTTATTTTTGGCAATCCCAATTCTGTGCTTGAACACAACATCCCAAAGCTATCAACTCCTCTTAGCTTGCTGGGTTTAATTTCTAAAATCTTTCCATCAAATGCAAGTTTAGCTCCACAAAGCGCAACCGCAACATGCTGATCTTGTGCAACATTTTTTGCTCCACAAACAATCTGCAAGACCTCGCCACCTACATCAACTCTACATACACTTAATTTATCTGCATCTGGATGTGCTTCTTTTTGTAACACCTTTCCCACTACAATCTTTTGTGGTAAATCTATAGCTTCACAGGCATCAATCTCTAAACCTATAACATTTAAAGCATTGCAAATTTCATTAATTGTCAAGTCTTCAATATCAACAAACTCTTTTAGTAAATGCGTTGTAACCCTCATTAAAATTGCTCCAATATTCTCAAATCTGTTTCAAAAAAGCTTCTTAAATCATTTATTTCACAAGTCAGCATTGCTAAACGCTCAATTCCCATTCCAAAGGCATAACCACTTACACCCTCATATCCAACAGCTTCAAATACTCTTGAATCTACAACTCCACAGCCTAAAACCTCAAGCCATCCTGTATGAGAGCAAACCCTACAGCCATCACCACCACAAAAATTACAGCTGATATCAACCTCTGCACTAGGTTCTGTAAAAGGAAAAAAACTTGATCTAAAACGAACTTTTACATCTCCAAATAAATATTGTAAAAAATTCTCAAGCGTAAATTTTAGATTCGCAAAGTTAGCATTTTTTCCATAATCAACAACCAAGCCTTCAACTTGATGAAACATCGGGGTATGAGTTAAATCATAGTCTCTACGAAATGTGGCTCCTGTACAAATCATTTTGATAGGAGGTCGTTGTGCTAGCATCGTACGAATTTGAACAGGTGAAGTATGAGTTCGCAATAACATAGAATCTCTAAAATAGAATGTATCTTGCATATCTCTTGCAGGATGATAAATAGGAATATTTAAGGCCTCAAAATTATGAAAATCATCCTCTACCAAAGGCCCTACACATAAATCATAATCAAGATTCTTAAAATATTCTATAATCCGATCTTTTGTATAGTTGATTGGATGCCCCACTCTTCCCTTAGATTGAGAATAAAACAAACTAGGATCAATCTTTTCACTCAGCAATATTTTTTGCAATTCTTCGTTTTCTAAAATTACCTTTTTCTCTGAAAATAAATTCTCAAATTTTGATTTCAAAAGATTAAGTTCTCTTGCAAGCTCTTTTTTTGCTTCCCCCTCTAGATCTTTCAAGGCACTAAATTTTTGAGTAATACTTCCCTTTTTACCAAAAAACTCAATTCTAACCGCTTCAAGCTCCTTAATATCTTTTGCTTGTATTATTTTTTGCTCAAAAATCTCCACTTCTTCCTTCCTCGCAACTATCATCTTAAAATAATGCGTTATTTTAATGAAAAATAATACATTTTCCTCAGCTTTCTTTAAATAAAATCTAAAAATAACTTACTCTTTAAACAACTAGGAGCCTACTAACTATCAAGGCAACATTATAAATACTAATTACTTTTTGCAAAATATAAACAAATAAAATATAGTTTTTAGAGACAATTCCCTCTCCTACCACCACTTAACAGGAGTTCATTATGAATATGCCAAAACTTTCAAAAAAGCATATTTTGTTGTATAGTTTGTTGTGTAACTTGCTAAAGATTTGTTTTTAAAAAAAATCTTTAAAAAATAAAAAAAGAAAAAAATTAAGTGGTGGCAAGAGAAAGAAAGATTTCTCTTTATTTTAAAGAACATTGATGCATTGCATCTTTTAGTTTTTTCCCTCCTTGATTGATTGTTTGAGTTTAATTATTTCTACCCTAACTCTTATTTTTAGAGTTAGGGTTTACTATTTTTTAGATCTAGTCTTATTCCACTACAATCACATTAGCATTTGAATTTAATTCTTTTAATATGCCTTGCATTTGATCTTTTTGCTTTAATGCATCCTGCTCACTGTTAAATGGACCTACTAGATACACTTTAGAATTTCCTTTATTTTGAACTCTAAGATCTTTTATTTTCTTTAGAGTATTTTCTTCTTTTTTAGAGA
This region of Helicobacter sp. 'house sparrow 1' genomic DNA includes:
- the pheS gene encoding phenylalanine--tRNA ligase subunit alpha — its product is MEIFEQKIIQAKDIKELEAVRIEFFGKKGSITQKFSALKDLEGEAKKELARELNLLKSKFENLFSEKKVILENEELQKILLSEKIDPSLFYSQSKGRVGHPINYTKDRIIEYFKNLDYDLCVGPLVEDDFHNFEALNIPIYHPARDMQDTFYFRDSMLLRTHTSPVQIRTMLAQRPPIKMICTGATFRRDYDLTHTPMFHQVEGLVVDYGKNANFANLKFTLENFLQYLFGDVKVRFRSSFFPFTEPSAEVDISCNFCGGDGCRVCSHTGWLEVLGCGVVDSRVFEAVGYEGVSGYAFGMGIERLAMLTCEINDLRSFFETDLRILEQF
- the pheT gene encoding phenylalanine--tRNA ligase subunit beta, with amino-acid sequence MRVTTHLLKEFVDIEDLTINEICNALNVIGLEIDACEAIDLPQKIVVGKVLQKEAHPDADKLSVCRVDVGGEVLQIVCGAKNVAQDQHVAVALCGAKLAFDGKILEIKPSKLRGVDSFGMLCSSTELGLPKINDGIMLLDESIGELVLGRELREYEIFRDYILEISLTPNRGDCLCVLGIARELKAYFGLKFKKMKEYLSNNQIGIGRKFQVAQKNKVDSSLLYKVMDFEAKNLPLQMQIALGINGILKTGIIENYLNYVTYMTGVILNAYEADKLYKNQNQTNEILWLYVQKNPQGFEEIFANDKLSYIGVGNLVEQDLDTSKTIIFEASYIAPFQISQVLFENKAQKQNKELVYKSVRGTNPDLHLGINYLCVLLDLYSSCFIYDGVQEIKQDKEENIIRTKFSSIAQIIGFEIPIQIVSDILKQLDFYLELKTNDDSFSVVAPSYRHDIQTEQDLAEEILRIYGVDKIPPVPHTMQEESKITPAYLAYKNQRRIVQRALAHNFVECIHYLFYQKDRLQKFGFEVLEDQKELLNPITSELNTLRSSLLPALLDSISRNQNFGYKNISLCEIGSVYDSQRNEKLKIAFAVSGMKDGEQFPNPKGIKWDFYSFAQVVSKIVGEFELQVLENQIPQIFHPYQSAYVILNNQKIGIIGKLHPVFAKEMELANVFLCELDLQELQLEHPLCKEFSKLPTSLRDLTVLVEDTFVFAEIRKAILQEKIAYLKDIYPLDIFSQEDGKIALSIRAEITPDKKNLTEEDIALVTKKILQVLEEKFDIKLKS